A single window of Xylocopa sonorina isolate GNS202 chromosome 5, iyXylSono1_principal, whole genome shotgun sequence DNA harbors:
- the LOC143423858 gene encoding protein krasavietz-like, translating into MLSILRELWLLLWLILFGIADLKCSKSSLRYFVLSLFTSKGVILQLYVHLKRYCMSQKIEKPILSGQRIKTRKRDEKEKYDPMGFRDAILLGLEKAGNDLDAISKYLDAAGSKLDYRRYGEDLFDILIAGGLLVPGGSIAQDGDKPVKTTACVFEQSEDMESMRNFEQVFIKLMRRYKYLEKMFEEEMKKVLVFMKGFTPKERIKLARMTALWISNGSVPPTVLSVLINEHLVKDNLALDFLLEVFVTWRQEKGLPSLMTALKKGNIEGRLMEFVPPNKRTEEYFRSVFEAVGLADIVKLHKAQASQEAKRDLQQLLLDDLADSRPMKDIILDLKEMAQRSGIPEHEVIGLIWVVVMGQAEWNKKEELVADQALKHLKVYTPLFDAFTTTARSELALILKVQEFCYENMNFMKVFQKIVLLFYKTDVISEEVILKWYKEGHSIKGKMLFLDQMKKFVEWLQNAEEESESGEEED; encoded by the exons ATGCTCTCTATTCTCCGGGAATTGTGGCTTCTCCTCTGGTTGATTCTCTTCGGTATCGCTGACCTCAAGTGCTCAAAATCCTCTTTGAGATATTTCGTATTATccttattcacctcaaaaggggTAATTCTACAGTTATACGTGCATTTAA aaAGGTATTGTATGAGTCAAAAAATAGAAAAACCAATATTATCAGGTCAACGTATAAAGACCAGAAAGAGAG atgaaaaagaaaaatatgacCCAATGGGATTTCGAGATGCAATTTTACTTGGTTTGGAAAAAGCTGGTAACGACTTAGACGCAATTTCAAAGTACTTGGATGCAGCTGGCTCTAAATTAGATTACCGCCGATATGGGGAGGATCTGTTTGACATCTTAATAGCTGGTGGACTTTTGGTTCCAGGCGGTTCTATTGCTCAAGATGGTGATAAACCAGTTAAAACCACTGCATGTGTTTTCGAACAATCTGAAGACATGGAATCTATGCGAAATTTTGAACAA GTTTTTATTAAACTTATGAGACGCTATAAATATTTGGAAAAAATGTTTGaagaagaaatgaaaaaagtATTGGTTTTTATGAAAGGTTTTACTCCTAAAGAGAGAATAAAATTAGCTAGAATGACTGCTCTATGGATATCCAATGGTTCTGTTCCACCCACTGTTTTATCAGTTCTAATTAATGAACATCTTGTTAAGGATAACTTAGCACTAGACTTTCTACTAGAAGTTTTTGTCACTTGGAGGCAAGAAAAAGGTTTACCGAGTTTAATGACTGCATTAAAAAAAGGCAATATCGAAGGAAG GTTAATGGAATTTGTACCACCTAATAAAAGAACTGAAGAATATTTTCGGTCTGTATTCGAAGCTGTTGGTCTTGCAGATATTGTAAAATTGCATAAAGCTCAAGCAAGTCAAGAAGCAAAACGAGATTTACAACAATTATTATTAGACGATTTGGCTGACAGTCGTCCTATGAAAGACATTATACTTGATCTCAAAGAAATGGCACAGAGGAGTGGTATTCCTGAACATGAAGTTATTGGCCTG ATTTGGGTTGTAGTAATGGGTCAAGCTGAGTGGAACAAAAAGGAAGAATTGGTAGCTGATCAAGCATTGAAACATCTAAAAGTATATACTCCACTGTTTGATGCTTTCACAACCACTGCCAGATCTGAGCTCGCGCTTATTCTCAAGGTCCAGGAGTTTTGTTACGAGAATATGAACTTTATGAAAGTCTTCCAAAAAATTGTTTTACTATTTTATAAAA CGGATGTAATATCGGAAGAAGTAATTCTGAAATGGTACAAGGAAGGTCATTCCATTAAAGGAAAAATGCTGTTTTTGGATCAAATGAAAAAATTCGTTGAATGGTTACAGAATGCAGAAGAAGAATCTGAATCAGGAGAGGAAGAAGATTAA
- the LOC143424136 gene encoding adhesion G protein-coupled receptor A3-like isoform X1 — MKAILLFLILIQTRGKTIQTCPKYCTCKLGAQAEWLRIKCGNELQNIKDINIDSVSVELIQLDLSKNNIYAVESNVFKNLTNLKRLNLSQNDITIISEGCFNGLGNLERLDLSRNQISTIDVYTFRKLLNLKRLDLSSNNISVVKPSLFHNLLALERLKLNGNRLTTLKEGTFNGLKSLKQLDLSNNPWRCDCELYWFSSWIHNNSIKLNPAPKCTSPLNVKGEFVKKLKYSDNIQCQWLPPTIELQPVHNQVVFVGDSITLKCRAPSITEDRSARLSWLWYPNITSEAVNLDVFTDPEKSLSNIKIDNRYLGDNGIVDSSLSILPVKEEHNGQWNCLLVSINGNRSKAISVIVISDETRYCPLAVTKNNRGTYTWPKTVVGWKAELPCEGNHLTNVIQMPLKASYQCNITGYWEDLNTELCPYLSHTTKSLEQFSKVNLSLTKANLLETAKKFQNYTGNSMEITDPIEVNFITQTIENYLNFLIHEKELGFMLIDVINTLINVSKNILKKAEVSFKSCTRLIKAVEKIVELTPSIQFYRKDIALEEFRVKRNSFTGLICTWYSKNNPEIRSLQCTTNNRTSPVNIKDRIIEASIHLPATLLQYSEEIVTHQLMISVYSNNRLFPNVINNDNMDIASCVIGSKLYGISVKNLTEPVYIMLKVPFYYYAGKKLLPVVWDETLNKSGGWTSDGCYLRNVLNNLIVFHCNRLGYYGLLQDTSSFDQDGNSITGASFRYSNPAIYIGTIATITCLTVTSATYIICYASITMPKKTKHCVINIWFAMASLSFFYSIGIYQTENFPICQGVGLILHYLSLCSLLWMGVFASNMYKKLSKTNLEDIPENELQDQPIPKPLLGLYLVGWGIGMIICGISGAINLREYAGYSYCFLTSGPALVAVFFPAMILVIYLIIFYLLIKCAIQNVDMNAQLSEGTQTTENMDLELLEPNTNVSVGINSTCSAQTVPSDTEDLEHSQITQLKGQIIMLILYLISWTAAAATTTKPLSAYIPFDETVFAILYSFFSSSLGIFVLFFYGVARNDVRSQWLKMRCWFRKRKHRCCRTRSISDANPVIPTQSLVQNLVPAMSNSQATQVTSDSNSMSSSRYTHRSQTCNAFKLADITSQEVLPVGTKMTNINLVVLHRQQYRSDNSVTTYTEPTCVEMFYNPHQSGVARKFFRKQRRHIENNNFALRKQSDNGVISDAGSCVSVPRSITKLESNIDQTILSSSAKVNNTNIHVELNPINDMRNINILSDNGDGGDGGGCISEERNVSMRFVIGEEGFFRNVRKVNNNCRLRDPCSTISDSSKKHCQKIELLNTTLHESNIDIKTNEGKYIQHDLEYNSEIESTIQVINEKNDQNLPEIYETVETVTEAKFFKTDSQSINEFHKIEETQSNTTLKWLTHSNSMYCLPIDTMKPLRNNYCNSLNDIASLTSLKNCEYLKSFTDLQSITSSNLCNKSFLSKKSINKLELSLSKLNSVTKGKIHNLVQTTIYVNPSINTEGASNVCTNEYRFKQKLVNSITDAPSFINGSCNIVKNLNSNNEVESIEKQQSTQHTEVGKVHLSNPNTHLQIVKKETSV; from the exons ATGAAAGCTATTTTATTGTTCTTAATTTTAATTCAAACAAGAGGAAAAACAATTCAAACATGTCCCAAATATTGCACATGTAAACTTGGTGCACAAGCAGAATGGTTACGTATAAAATGTGGTAATGAATTACAGAATATTAAGGACATAAATATTGATAGCGTCAGTGTGGAACTAATACAATT AGATTTAAGcaaaaataacatttatgcTGTTGAAAGTAACGTATTTAAAAATTTAACAAATTTAAAACGTTTAAACTTATCGCAAAATGATATAACTATAATCAGTGAAGGCTGTTTTAATGGTCTTGGAAATTTAGAAAGACT GGATTTAAGTAGAAATCAGATCTCAACTATAGATGTTTATACGTTTAGAAAGTTGTTGAATTTGAAAAGGCT CGATTTGTCAAGCAACAACATAAGCGTGGTGAAACCATCATTATTTCATAATTTGCTGGCTTTAGAACGCTT GAAATTAAATGGGAATAGGTTAACAACTTTAAAGGAAGGTACCTTTAATGGCCTAAAATCATTAAAACAATT GGATCTATCAAACAATCCATGGAGGTGTGATTGCGAATTATATTGGTTTAGTAGTTGgattcataataactctattaaaTTGAA TCCTGCTCCAAAATGTACATCACCTCTAAATGTTAAAGGTGAATTTGTAAAAAAGTTAAAATATTCAGATAATATTCAATGTCAGTGGTTACCTCCAACAATTGAACTTCAACCAGTTCATAATCAAGTAGTATTTGTTGGAGATTCTATAACTTTAAAATGTAGAGCACCTAGTATTACAGAAGATAGGAGTGCAAGATTGAGTTGGTTGTGGTATCCTAACATTACTTCTGAAGCAGTAAATTTAGATGTGTTTACAGATCCAGAAAAAAGTCTATCCAATATTAAAATTGATAATAGGTATCTTGGAGATAATGGCATTGTAGACAG TTCACTTAgcattcttccagtgaaagaaGAGCATAATGGCCAATGGAATTGTTTACTGGTTTCTATAAATGGTAATAGGTCAAAAGCAATTAGTGTAATTGTTATCTCTGATGAAACTCGTTATTGTCCCCTAGCAG TAACCAAAAATAATAGAGGTACATATACATGGCCAAAGACTGTAGTAGGATGGAAAGCAGAATTACCGTGCGAAGGCAATCACCTGACAAATGTAATACAAATGCCCTTGAAAGCTTCCTATCAGTGTAATATCACAGGATATTGGGAAGATTTGAATACAGAATTATGCCCTTACTTGTCGCACACAACAAAAAGCTTAGAACAATTTTCTAAAGTTAATTTATCACTTACAAAGGCCAATTTGTTAGAAACTGCAaagaaatttcaaaattatACTGGAAATTCCATGGAAATAACTGatcctattgaagtgaatttcaTAACCCAAACTatagaaaattatttaaatttcttaATTCACGAGAAAGAACTTGGTTTCATGTTAATTGATGTCATTAATACTCTTATTAATGTATCAAAGAATATTTTAAAGAAAGCTGAAGTTTCTTTCAAATCTTGTACACGATTAATAAAAGCTGTGGAAAAAATTGTAGAACTTACGCCGTCGATACAATTTTATAGGAAAGATATCGCACTTGAGGAATTCAGAGTGAAACGTAATAGTTTTACAGGATTGATATGTACATGGTATTCAAAAAATAATCCAGAAATACGATCTTTACAATGCACAACAAACAACAGGACATCTCCCGTTAATATAAAAGACAGAATAATTGAAGCATCGATACATTTACCTGCAACTTTATTACAATATTCGGAAGAAATTGTTACTCATCAATTAATGATTTCTGTATATAGTAACAACAGATTATTTCCTAACGTAATCAATAATGATAACATGGATATTGCGTCATGCGTTATTGGAAGCAAACTAT ATGGAATATCAGTAAAAAATTTAACAGAGCCAGTATATATTATGTTGAAAGTACCTTTTTATTATTATGCTGGGAAAAAGTTATTACCAGTAGTTTGGGATGAAACATTAAATAAATCAGGTGGCTGGACAAGTGATGGTTGCTACTTAAGAAATGTGTTAAACAATTTAATAGTATTTCATTGCAATAGATTAGGATATTATGGTCTTCTACAAGATACTTCTTCATTTGATCAAGATGGTAACAG cATAACTGGAGCAAGTTTCAGATATTCAAATCCTGCTATATATATTGGGACTATCGCAACAATAACATGTTTAACTGTTACGTCTGCTACATACATTATTTGTTATGCATCAATCACCATGCCTAAGAAAACTAAACATTGCGTCATTAATATTTGGTTTGCCATGGCATCATTATCATTTTTTTATAGTATAGGTATTTACCAAACAGAAAACTTTCCAATTTGTCAAGGTGTTGGTCTTATTCTTCATTATTTGTCTTTATGTTCTCTATTATGGATGGGCGTGTTTGCAAG CAATATGTATAAAAAATTATCTAAAACAAATCTCGAAGATATTCCAGAGAATGAACTTCAAGATCAACCAATACCAAAACCATTGTTAGGACTTTATTTGGTTGGTTGGGGTATAGGTATGATCATCTGTGGTATATCTGGAGCAATAAATCTACGAGAATATGCTGGATATTCATATTGCTTCCTCACATCTGGTCCTGCTCTTGTTGCTGTTTTTTTTCCAGCTATGATTCTggttatatatttaattatctTTTATTTACTTATTAAATGCGCAATTCAAAACGTTGACATGAATGCTCAGTTATCCGAAGGTACACAAACAACAGAAAATATGGATTTAGAATTATTAGAACCAAATACAAATGTATCAGTAGGGATAAATAGTACGTGTAGTGCGCAAACTGTTCCATCTGATACTGAAGATTTAGAGCATTCTCAAATAACGCAATTAAAAGGACAAATTATTATGTTAATTTTGTATTTAATATCATGGACTgctgcagcagcaacaacaacaaaacCATTAAGCGCATATATTCCATTTGACGAGACTGTGTTTGCTATTTTATATTCGTTTTTCTCTAGTTCACTTGGAATTTTTGTGCTTTTTTTTTATGGAGTTGCACGAAATGATGTTAGATCGCAATGGTTAAAAATGCGTTGTTGGTTTCGAAAACGAAAACATCGATGTTGTAGAACAAGAAGTATTTCTGATGCAAATCCTGTTATACCAACACAATCTTTAGTGCAAAATTTAGTACCTGCGATGTCTAATTCTCAAGCTACTCAAGTTACATCTGATTCGAATTCTATGAGCTCGTCTAGATACACTCATAGGTCGCAAACTTGTAATGCATTTAAATTAGCAGATATAACCAGTCAAGAAGTCTTACCTGTTGGTACAAAAATGACAAATATAAATTTGGTTGTACTACATCGACAACAATACAGGTCTGACAATTCTGTAACTACATACACTGAACCGACCTGTGTTGAAATGTTTTACAATCCTCATCAAAGTGGAGTTGCCAGAAAATTCTTTAGAAAACAACGTCGTCATATAGAGAACAATAACTTTGCTCTTCGAAAACAAAGTGATAACGGTGTTATAAGCGATGCTGGTAGTTGCGTTTCTGTACCAAGATCTATTACAAAATTAGAAAGCAACATAGATCAAACTATCTTAAGTAGTAGTGCAAAAGTAAATAACACAAATATTCATGTCGAATTAAATCCAATAAACGATATGAGAAACATTAATATACTCTCGGATAATGGCGATGGCGGTGATGGTGGTGGTTGTATTTCAGAGGAAAGAAACGTTTCAATGCGATTTGTCATTGGTGAAGAAGGTTTCTTTCGAAATGTAAGAAAAGTTAACAATAATTGTAGATTACGCGATCCTTGCAGCACAATATCGGACTCTTCAAAGAAGCATTGCCAAAAAATAGAATTATTGAATACAACATTACATGAGTCAAATATAGATATCAAAACTAATGAAGGAAAATACATACAGCATGATTTAGAATACAATTCGGAAATAGAATCCACTATTCAAGTGATTAATGAAAAGAACGATCAGAACTTACCGGAAATTTATGAAACTGTAGAAACTGTTACAGAAgcaaaatttttcaaaacagaTTCTCAAAGCATAAATGAATTTCACAAAATAGAAGAAACACAGTCTAATACGACTTTGAAATGGTTAACCCATTCTAATAGCATGTATTGCTTACCAATAGATACTATGAAACCATTGAGGAATAATTATTGTAATTCATTAAATGATATTGCATCCTTAACTAGTTTAAAAAATTGTGAATACTTGAAATCATTTACAGATTTACAGAGTATTACAAGCTCAAATTTATGCAATAAAAGTTTCCTGTCTAAAAAATCAATTAACAAATTAGAATTATCTCTCTCTAAATTAAATAGTGTAACTAAAGGTAAAATACATAATTTAGTACAGACAACAATATATGTTAATCCATCAATAAATACTGAAGGTGCCTCTAATGTGTGCACCAATGAGTATAGATTTAAACAAAAACTTGTCAATTCTATAACTGATGCGCCATCTTTTATAAACGGTTCTTGCAATATTGTAAAAAATTTGAATTCAAATAATGAAGTAGAGAGTATAGAAAAACAACAAAGCACACAGCATACTGAAGTTGGTAAAGTACATTTGAGTAATCCAAATACTCATCTACAAATAGTAAAGAAAGAAACAAGTGTCTAA
- the LOC143424136 gene encoding adhesion G protein-coupled receptor A3-like isoform X2 — protein sequence MKAILLFLILIQTRGKTIQTCPKYCTCKLGAQAEWLRIKCGNELQNIKDINIDSVSVELIQLDLSKNNIYAVESNVFKNLTNLKRLNLSQNDITIISEGCFNGLGNLERLDLSRNQISTIDVYTFRKLLNLKRLDLSSNNISVVKPSLFHNLLALERLDLSNNPWRCDCELYWFSSWIHNNSIKLNPAPKCTSPLNVKGEFVKKLKYSDNIQCQWLPPTIELQPVHNQVVFVGDSITLKCRAPSITEDRSARLSWLWYPNITSEAVNLDVFTDPEKSLSNIKIDNRYLGDNGIVDSSLSILPVKEEHNGQWNCLLVSINGNRSKAISVIVISDETRYCPLAVTKNNRGTYTWPKTVVGWKAELPCEGNHLTNVIQMPLKASYQCNITGYWEDLNTELCPYLSHTTKSLEQFSKVNLSLTKANLLETAKKFQNYTGNSMEITDPIEVNFITQTIENYLNFLIHEKELGFMLIDVINTLINVSKNILKKAEVSFKSCTRLIKAVEKIVELTPSIQFYRKDIALEEFRVKRNSFTGLICTWYSKNNPEIRSLQCTTNNRTSPVNIKDRIIEASIHLPATLLQYSEEIVTHQLMISVYSNNRLFPNVINNDNMDIASCVIGSKLYGISVKNLTEPVYIMLKVPFYYYAGKKLLPVVWDETLNKSGGWTSDGCYLRNVLNNLIVFHCNRLGYYGLLQDTSSFDQDGNSITGASFRYSNPAIYIGTIATITCLTVTSATYIICYASITMPKKTKHCVINIWFAMASLSFFYSIGIYQTENFPICQGVGLILHYLSLCSLLWMGVFASNMYKKLSKTNLEDIPENELQDQPIPKPLLGLYLVGWGIGMIICGISGAINLREYAGYSYCFLTSGPALVAVFFPAMILVIYLIIFYLLIKCAIQNVDMNAQLSEGTQTTENMDLELLEPNTNVSVGINSTCSAQTVPSDTEDLEHSQITQLKGQIIMLILYLISWTAAAATTTKPLSAYIPFDETVFAILYSFFSSSLGIFVLFFYGVARNDVRSQWLKMRCWFRKRKHRCCRTRSISDANPVIPTQSLVQNLVPAMSNSQATQVTSDSNSMSSSRYTHRSQTCNAFKLADITSQEVLPVGTKMTNINLVVLHRQQYRSDNSVTTYTEPTCVEMFYNPHQSGVARKFFRKQRRHIENNNFALRKQSDNGVISDAGSCVSVPRSITKLESNIDQTILSSSAKVNNTNIHVELNPINDMRNINILSDNGDGGDGGGCISEERNVSMRFVIGEEGFFRNVRKVNNNCRLRDPCSTISDSSKKHCQKIELLNTTLHESNIDIKTNEGKYIQHDLEYNSEIESTIQVINEKNDQNLPEIYETVETVTEAKFFKTDSQSINEFHKIEETQSNTTLKWLTHSNSMYCLPIDTMKPLRNNYCNSLNDIASLTSLKNCEYLKSFTDLQSITSSNLCNKSFLSKKSINKLELSLSKLNSVTKGKIHNLVQTTIYVNPSINTEGASNVCTNEYRFKQKLVNSITDAPSFINGSCNIVKNLNSNNEVESIEKQQSTQHTEVGKVHLSNPNTHLQIVKKETSV from the exons ATGAAAGCTATTTTATTGTTCTTAATTTTAATTCAAACAAGAGGAAAAACAATTCAAACATGTCCCAAATATTGCACATGTAAACTTGGTGCACAAGCAGAATGGTTACGTATAAAATGTGGTAATGAATTACAGAATATTAAGGACATAAATATTGATAGCGTCAGTGTGGAACTAATACAATT AGATTTAAGcaaaaataacatttatgcTGTTGAAAGTAACGTATTTAAAAATTTAACAAATTTAAAACGTTTAAACTTATCGCAAAATGATATAACTATAATCAGTGAAGGCTGTTTTAATGGTCTTGGAAATTTAGAAAGACT GGATTTAAGTAGAAATCAGATCTCAACTATAGATGTTTATACGTTTAGAAAGTTGTTGAATTTGAAAAGGCT CGATTTGTCAAGCAACAACATAAGCGTGGTGAAACCATCATTATTTCATAATTTGCTGGCTTTAGAACGCTT GGATCTATCAAACAATCCATGGAGGTGTGATTGCGAATTATATTGGTTTAGTAGTTGgattcataataactctattaaaTTGAA TCCTGCTCCAAAATGTACATCACCTCTAAATGTTAAAGGTGAATTTGTAAAAAAGTTAAAATATTCAGATAATATTCAATGTCAGTGGTTACCTCCAACAATTGAACTTCAACCAGTTCATAATCAAGTAGTATTTGTTGGAGATTCTATAACTTTAAAATGTAGAGCACCTAGTATTACAGAAGATAGGAGTGCAAGATTGAGTTGGTTGTGGTATCCTAACATTACTTCTGAAGCAGTAAATTTAGATGTGTTTACAGATCCAGAAAAAAGTCTATCCAATATTAAAATTGATAATAGGTATCTTGGAGATAATGGCATTGTAGACAG TTCACTTAgcattcttccagtgaaagaaGAGCATAATGGCCAATGGAATTGTTTACTGGTTTCTATAAATGGTAATAGGTCAAAAGCAATTAGTGTAATTGTTATCTCTGATGAAACTCGTTATTGTCCCCTAGCAG TAACCAAAAATAATAGAGGTACATATACATGGCCAAAGACTGTAGTAGGATGGAAAGCAGAATTACCGTGCGAAGGCAATCACCTGACAAATGTAATACAAATGCCCTTGAAAGCTTCCTATCAGTGTAATATCACAGGATATTGGGAAGATTTGAATACAGAATTATGCCCTTACTTGTCGCACACAACAAAAAGCTTAGAACAATTTTCTAAAGTTAATTTATCACTTACAAAGGCCAATTTGTTAGAAACTGCAaagaaatttcaaaattatACTGGAAATTCCATGGAAATAACTGatcctattgaagtgaatttcaTAACCCAAACTatagaaaattatttaaatttcttaATTCACGAGAAAGAACTTGGTTTCATGTTAATTGATGTCATTAATACTCTTATTAATGTATCAAAGAATATTTTAAAGAAAGCTGAAGTTTCTTTCAAATCTTGTACACGATTAATAAAAGCTGTGGAAAAAATTGTAGAACTTACGCCGTCGATACAATTTTATAGGAAAGATATCGCACTTGAGGAATTCAGAGTGAAACGTAATAGTTTTACAGGATTGATATGTACATGGTATTCAAAAAATAATCCAGAAATACGATCTTTACAATGCACAACAAACAACAGGACATCTCCCGTTAATATAAAAGACAGAATAATTGAAGCATCGATACATTTACCTGCAACTTTATTACAATATTCGGAAGAAATTGTTACTCATCAATTAATGATTTCTGTATATAGTAACAACAGATTATTTCCTAACGTAATCAATAATGATAACATGGATATTGCGTCATGCGTTATTGGAAGCAAACTAT ATGGAATATCAGTAAAAAATTTAACAGAGCCAGTATATATTATGTTGAAAGTACCTTTTTATTATTATGCTGGGAAAAAGTTATTACCAGTAGTTTGGGATGAAACATTAAATAAATCAGGTGGCTGGACAAGTGATGGTTGCTACTTAAGAAATGTGTTAAACAATTTAATAGTATTTCATTGCAATAGATTAGGATATTATGGTCTTCTACAAGATACTTCTTCATTTGATCAAGATGGTAACAG cATAACTGGAGCAAGTTTCAGATATTCAAATCCTGCTATATATATTGGGACTATCGCAACAATAACATGTTTAACTGTTACGTCTGCTACATACATTATTTGTTATGCATCAATCACCATGCCTAAGAAAACTAAACATTGCGTCATTAATATTTGGTTTGCCATGGCATCATTATCATTTTTTTATAGTATAGGTATTTACCAAACAGAAAACTTTCCAATTTGTCAAGGTGTTGGTCTTATTCTTCATTATTTGTCTTTATGTTCTCTATTATGGATGGGCGTGTTTGCAAG CAATATGTATAAAAAATTATCTAAAACAAATCTCGAAGATATTCCAGAGAATGAACTTCAAGATCAACCAATACCAAAACCATTGTTAGGACTTTATTTGGTTGGTTGGGGTATAGGTATGATCATCTGTGGTATATCTGGAGCAATAAATCTACGAGAATATGCTGGATATTCATATTGCTTCCTCACATCTGGTCCTGCTCTTGTTGCTGTTTTTTTTCCAGCTATGATTCTggttatatatttaattatctTTTATTTACTTATTAAATGCGCAATTCAAAACGTTGACATGAATGCTCAGTTATCCGAAGGTACACAAACAACAGAAAATATGGATTTAGAATTATTAGAACCAAATACAAATGTATCAGTAGGGATAAATAGTACGTGTAGTGCGCAAACTGTTCCATCTGATACTGAAGATTTAGAGCATTCTCAAATAACGCAATTAAAAGGACAAATTATTATGTTAATTTTGTATTTAATATCATGGACTgctgcagcagcaacaacaacaaaacCATTAAGCGCATATATTCCATTTGACGAGACTGTGTTTGCTATTTTATATTCGTTTTTCTCTAGTTCACTTGGAATTTTTGTGCTTTTTTTTTATGGAGTTGCACGAAATGATGTTAGATCGCAATGGTTAAAAATGCGTTGTTGGTTTCGAAAACGAAAACATCGATGTTGTAGAACAAGAAGTATTTCTGATGCAAATCCTGTTATACCAACACAATCTTTAGTGCAAAATTTAGTACCTGCGATGTCTAATTCTCAAGCTACTCAAGTTACATCTGATTCGAATTCTATGAGCTCGTCTAGATACACTCATAGGTCGCAAACTTGTAATGCATTTAAATTAGCAGATATAACCAGTCAAGAAGTCTTACCTGTTGGTACAAAAATGACAAATATAAATTTGGTTGTACTACATCGACAACAATACAGGTCTGACAATTCTGTAACTACATACACTGAACCGACCTGTGTTGAAATGTTTTACAATCCTCATCAAAGTGGAGTTGCCAGAAAATTCTTTAGAAAACAACGTCGTCATATAGAGAACAATAACTTTGCTCTTCGAAAACAAAGTGATAACGGTGTTATAAGCGATGCTGGTAGTTGCGTTTCTGTACCAAGATCTATTACAAAATTAGAAAGCAACATAGATCAAACTATCTTAAGTAGTAGTGCAAAAGTAAATAACACAAATATTCATGTCGAATTAAATCCAATAAACGATATGAGAAACATTAATATACTCTCGGATAATGGCGATGGCGGTGATGGTGGTGGTTGTATTTCAGAGGAAAGAAACGTTTCAATGCGATTTGTCATTGGTGAAGAAGGTTTCTTTCGAAATGTAAGAAAAGTTAACAATAATTGTAGATTACGCGATCCTTGCAGCACAATATCGGACTCTTCAAAGAAGCATTGCCAAAAAATAGAATTATTGAATACAACATTACATGAGTCAAATATAGATATCAAAACTAATGAAGGAAAATACATACAGCATGATTTAGAATACAATTCGGAAATAGAATCCACTATTCAAGTGATTAATGAAAAGAACGATCAGAACTTACCGGAAATTTATGAAACTGTAGAAACTGTTACAGAAgcaaaatttttcaaaacagaTTCTCAAAGCATAAATGAATTTCACAAAATAGAAGAAACACAGTCTAATACGACTTTGAAATGGTTAACCCATTCTAATAGCATGTATTGCTTACCAATAGATACTATGAAACCATTGAGGAATAATTATTGTAATTCATTAAATGATATTGCATCCTTAACTAGTTTAAAAAATTGTGAATACTTGAAATCATTTACAGATTTACAGAGTATTACAAGCTCAAATTTATGCAATAAAAGTTTCCTGTCTAAAAAATCAATTAACAAATTAGAATTATCTCTCTCTAAATTAAATAGTGTAACTAAAGGTAAAATACATAATTTAGTACAGACAACAATATATGTTAATCCATCAATAAATACTGAAGGTGCCTCTAATGTGTGCACCAATGAGTATAGATTTAAACAAAAACTTGTCAATTCTATAACTGATGCGCCATCTTTTATAAACGGTTCTTGCAATATTGTAAAAAATTTGAATTCAAATAATGAAGTAGAGAGTATAGAAAAACAACAAAGCACACAGCATACTGAAGTTGGTAAAGTACATTTGAGTAATCCAAATACTCATCTACAAATAGTAAAGAAAGAAACAAGTGTCTAA